A section of the Flavobacterium sp. CG_23.5 genome encodes:
- the glyA gene encoding serine hydroxymethyltransferase: MQRDEQIFDLILEEQERQIHGLELIASENFVSDEVMEAAGSVLTNKYAEGYPGKRYYGGCEVVDVIEQIAIDRAKELFGAAYANVQPHSGSQANTAVYHACIKPGDKILGFDLSHGGHLTHGSPVNFSGRLYSPSFYGVDKETGRLDYDKIQEIATREQPKLIIAGASAYSRDMDFERFRVIADSVGAILLADISHPAGLIAKGLMNDPLPHCHIVTTTTHKTLRGPRGGLILMGKDFENPFGLTTPKGEIRMMSSLLDLAVFPGNQGGPLMHIIAAKAVAFGEALKDEFFTYALQLQKNANAMADAFVKRGYEIISGGTDNHMMLIDLRNKNISGKDAENALVRAEITVNKNMVPFDDKSPFVTSGIRVGTPAITTRGLVEEDMETIVELIDRVLMNHTNEDIIEEVANEVNEMMSERAIFVY; the protein is encoded by the coding sequence ATGCAACGCGACGAACAAATTTTTGACCTTATTCTAGAAGAACAAGAAAGACAAATTCACGGATTAGAACTTATTGCCTCAGAAAACTTTGTCAGTGATGAAGTAATGGAAGCAGCTGGTTCAGTTTTAACTAATAAATATGCCGAAGGATATCCTGGCAAAAGATACTACGGAGGTTGCGAAGTAGTTGATGTAATCGAACAAATTGCTATTGATAGAGCCAAAGAATTATTTGGTGCTGCCTATGCAAATGTGCAACCACACTCTGGTTCACAAGCCAATACAGCGGTTTACCATGCTTGTATTAAACCCGGAGACAAAATTTTAGGGTTTGATTTATCTCATGGTGGACATTTGACTCACGGTTCTCCTGTAAATTTTTCAGGACGTTTATATTCTCCTTCATTTTACGGTGTAGATAAGGAAACAGGAAGGTTAGATTATGATAAAATTCAAGAAATAGCCACTAGAGAGCAACCAAAACTAATCATTGCGGGAGCTTCGGCATATTCTCGTGATATGGATTTTGAGCGTTTTAGAGTAATTGCTGATAGTGTTGGAGCAATTTTATTGGCTGATATTTCTCACCCGGCAGGGCTAATTGCCAAAGGTTTGATGAATGATCCTTTGCCTCATTGTCATATTGTAACAACTACCACTCACAAAACGTTGCGTGGTCCTCGTGGAGGTTTAATTTTGATGGGGAAAGATTTCGAAAACCCATTTGGTTTAACCACTCCAAAAGGAGAAATAAGAATGATGTCTTCGTTATTGGATTTAGCTGTTTTCCCTGGAAACCAAGGTGGTCCATTAATGCACATTATTGCTGCCAAAGCGGTTGCTTTTGGTGAAGCTTTGAAAGATGAATTTTTCACTTACGCTTTACAATTGCAAAAAAATGCAAATGCCATGGCAGATGCTTTTGTAAAAAGAGGATATGAAATTATTTCAGGCGGAACGGACAATCACATGATGTTGATTGATTTAAGAAACAAAAATATTTCTGGAAAAGATGCTGAAAACGCATTGGTACGAGCAGAAATTACCGTTAATAAAAATATGGTTCCATTTGATGATAAATCACCATTTGTGACTTCAGGAATTCGTGTGGGAACTCCGGCTATAACCACTCGTGGTCTGGTTGAAGAAGACATGGAAACTATCGTGGAGCTTATTGACCGAGTGCTAATGAATCATACTAACGAAGATATCATCGAAGAAGTAGCTAATGAAGTAAACGAAATGATGAGCGAAAGAGCTATTTTCGTATACTAA
- the fahA gene encoding fumarylacetoacetase produces MPITANDTNRKSWLEVPANSDFPIQNIPFGVFLTIENVVTVGTRIGDFAIDLGALQQLNYFEGIELTDDMFMQDTLNDFISDGQKTWRLVRNRIADIFDEKNPKLRDSEKDCGIIIFKIEDVEMQLPVLIGDYTDFYSSKEHATNVGKMFRDPENALLPNWLHIPVGYHGRSSTIVPSGIPVHRPMGQTLPNGETTPVFGPSRLVDFELETAFITTDVNIMGENISVTEAEDYIFGMVLLNDWSARDIQKWEYVPLGPFLAKNFATSISPWIVTMDALEPFRTKGPKQEPTPLPYLQQKGKHSFDINLEVAIQPENGEPTVVSNSNFKYLYWSMCQQLAHHTSNGCRVNSGDMMGSGTISGPTPDSYGSMLELSWGGKNPIKLNDGTERKFINDNDTVIMKGFCQNGHLRIGFGEVSSKLLPPFVRK; encoded by the coding sequence ATGCCTATAACAGCTAACGATACTAATAGAAAATCTTGGTTAGAAGTACCCGCTAATAGTGACTTCCCAATTCAAAATATACCTTTTGGCGTTTTTCTTACGATAGAAAACGTTGTAACTGTAGGAACTCGAATTGGAGATTTTGCAATTGACTTAGGAGCTCTGCAACAATTAAACTACTTTGAAGGTATTGAGTTGACAGATGACATGTTCATGCAAGATACTTTGAATGATTTTATTTCCGATGGACAAAAAACGTGGCGATTGGTTCGAAACCGTATTGCTGATATTTTTGACGAAAAAAATCCAAAATTACGTGATTCGGAAAAAGATTGTGGTATCATAATTTTCAAAATTGAAGATGTTGAAATGCAATTGCCAGTACTTATAGGTGACTATACTGATTTCTATTCCAGTAAAGAACATGCGACTAATGTAGGGAAAATGTTTCGTGATCCAGAAAATGCATTGTTGCCAAACTGGCTTCATATTCCTGTAGGCTATCACGGTAGAAGTTCTACTATTGTTCCTTCAGGGATTCCTGTTCACAGACCTATGGGACAAACGTTGCCAAATGGCGAAACGACACCTGTTTTTGGACCTTCCCGTCTTGTGGATTTCGAATTAGAAACTGCATTTATCACTACCGATGTCAATATAATGGGTGAAAACATTTCAGTAACAGAAGCCGAAGATTATATTTTTGGAATGGTTTTATTGAATGACTGGAGCGCCCGCGATATTCAAAAATGGGAATATGTGCCACTTGGACCCTTCTTGGCAAAAAACTTTGCTACATCTATTTCACCTTGGATTGTTACGATGGATGCTTTGGAACCTTTTAGAACAAAAGGTCCAAAACAAGAACCAACTCCATTGCCTTATTTACAACAAAAAGGAAAACATTCTTTTGATATAAATTTAGAAGTCGCTATCCAGCCCGAGAATGGAGAACCAACTGTTGTTTCTAATTCTAATTTTAAATATTTATATTGGTCAATGTGCCAACAATTAGCGCATCATACTTCTAATGGTTGCCGAGTGAATTCAGGCGATATGATGGGTTCAGGAACCATTTCCGGACCAACTCCTGATAGTTATGGTTCGATGTTAGAATTGTCTTGGGGAGGTAAAAACCCAATAAAATTGAATGATGGAACAGAACGTAAATTCATAAATGACAACGACACCGTAATCATGAAAGGATTTTGCCAAAACGGACATCTTAGAATTGGTTTTGGCGAAGTTTCCAGTAAACTTCTTCCGCCATTTGTGAGAAAATGA